The stretch of DNA AACATTACCAAATACATCAACTCTAAGATTACTGACAAAGCCCAGCACGTAACAGCCACCCAAACGGCTTCCATCAAAACTGCTTATGTTGAGTTTTATGCTGATAAGAAAGCATTGAGAGAGAAAAAGAAAAAATTTCGTACTGATGTAAAAGAGTTTAAAGCAGAATCTAAAAAAACTCAAAGTGCAGAAAGCATTGCTAAGCTAAAAGAAATGAAGAAGAAGTTGATTGCCGACAAAAAAGCAATGAACAAAGAAGCCAAAGAAATGCGTGTGCGTCGTGAAGACAAAATCAAAGAAGCATTGAACGCTACTCAAAAGGTTCACTTTACTGCTATGAGAGCTGAGCAAGCAGCCAAGAGAAAAAACCAAAAATAAGTCACCATTACACTGTATACAGTGTTTAAAAATATTTATCCCGTGTTTGATCATAAGTATCAATCACGGGATTTTTTTATGCATACTATTTTCTCACCACTTCAATTACCCACTCTACGGGTTCGGGCGAAGCCACACTTACTACTTTACCTGTTTTTTCAATAGATGGTAAAAAAGCAGTTCCTACTATGGTATGGTCTGCCACCCAATAAATGTCCAAGTCCATAAAAGTATTTTGGTTCCAAAACGAGTGATAGTCTTTGACCGGAAATATAAATAACATACCATCAGCCTGGGTGAGTTCGCGGTAATGCATTAAGCCTTGTTGCCAGGCGTAGGGGTGGTCAGCTACCAGCAATCGGTGCATCTTACCATCAATGTCTAGCTCTACTATGGGTTGTTCTTGGTGATGATTGCTCAATATTTTAAGGTTTGTTGGTTTTAAGGGAGTAATCCACAAATAGTATACGCATTTGACAGCGGATGTTTCGCCCTGATGCGTCGTTAAATTTTTTGACTGTAGCTATGCTACGCTCGCAACCGTCGCACAGGCTGGCTCAACATCCACTGGATGTTGCCATCTCGCCTCAAACCAAAACCTCTCACTGAAAACATGTACTTTATTTACTGGTTGCTCCCTAAATAAGTAATGACACTTTATATTTAAACATTCCTCTTTCAATTGCAAACATTTAATAGTAGATTATTGAGTAGTTATTCTTTGAAGTCATCTCGCCTTTTAATAATGAACTAAAAACAGCTCATTTTGACCGCTAACGTAGCGCTGCTATGCCTCAACAAAAACGCTCTGTTAACGAACAAAAGCAACCATTTTTATCAACACTCTAAAAGGCGAGACAACTTCTATCCATAAACAATAGTTAATAGTAATGAAAGAAGATTTTCTGCACTTTTTGTGGTTGTTTCAATACTTTGACAAAAAAGACTTATGTACAACTCAAGGCGAGACGCTCAGTGTTTTACAAGTGGGTAATCATAACGCAGATGCCGGGGCAGACTTCAGTCTGGGTAAAGTGAAAATAGGAGGAGTAGACTGGGCAGGCGACATTGAGATACACCTCAAATCGTCGGACTGGAACGCCCACCAACATCAACATAATCCGGCTTATAACAATGTGATCTTGCACGTAGTGTGGCAAGATGATGCGCCTGCGCTACGCGCCGATAATACTCCTATGCCCACCCTGGAGCTCAAAGACCGCACCAACCCAAAATGGTTGGACCAATACCAGGTATTATTGAGCAACAAAGATGTTATTCCTTGTGCACGGCAATTTGCCAGTGTCAAAACTATTCAAAAGTTGGCCATGCTTGACAAGGCGCTTGCCAAACGACTTGAAGACAAAGCCTTTTTATTGAGGGCGTTGCTCGTAAAAAATAAACAAGACTGGGACGAAACTACTTACCAGGTACTGGCAAAAAACTTTGGGTTTAAGGTGAATAGCGAGCCCTTTTTAAGGCTTAGCCAAGGGTTGCCCCTTAAAGTTTTACGCAAAAGTCAGGATAGTATTTTTCAGTTAGAAGCATTATTGTTGGGGCAGGCAGGCTTGCTTCATGATAAGCCCAATGCTGAAAAAGTGGAAGATGAATACATTGATCGTTTGAGAAAAGAACATCATTTTTTGCAGCGTAAGCACCGACTAGAAGACGAGCAAATGTCTTACGAACACTGGAAGTTTATGCGGTTGCGCCCTACCAATTTTCCCACCATAAGGTTGGCACAATTTGCCTCACTCATTCACCAACAACAAAACTTATTTTCGCTGTTTTTTAACAATGACTATAAAACATTGGCCAAAAAATTACAAGTGAGTCAATCTGCTTACTGGCAACAACACTATACACCAGGCAAGCCTGCCAAAAAGCCCGTACCGTTACTAGGCAAGGACAGTATAGAGAACATCGTCATCAACACCGTAGTACCTTTGTTGGTATTGTATGCCAAAGAGAAGAAACAAGATGAGTACATGGAACGTGCTACAGGCTTTTTAGAGTATATCAAAGCCGAAAATAATCATATACTGAGAATGTGGGAAGATTTAGGGCTAAAAGTCAAAACAGCTTTTGACTCTCAAGCCTTGATCGAGCTCTACAATAATTTTTGTACACCTCGCAAATGTCTTCAGTGTAGCATAGGAATTTCTATTGTAAAAAATCCCAACTGATACTTACAATAGTCCATAGTATTTAGTCGATAGTCCATAGTTGATTCGAGTAAATGTTCACCTTGTTAAATGCTGTAAACCAGTATTTTATATTAATATTGTGTACTCGCTTTATTTTTAAAAGTGTTTCGGTTGTATGCCTAAACACCCAATTAAATAGTTTTTAAATTCATCAATAACTGATATCCAGCAAACAACTTTGACTAAAATCACTGCGGAGTATTGACTTAGGAATGGACAAAAAATAACTTTTCAGTTTAGAGGAAATTAGTCACTTATTTTTTCGCTATTCCTTAGAGTAGTTAATGTGGCAATATTCAAGGAATTGTCTAGGTGTGTATACAAAATGTAAACAGGGTTTTTGGCTTTTTTATGAAAAAACAAAGAACTTGCCTCCAACTAAATCACAAAGACACGCGGGATGTCGCAAGGCAACCCATTGATAAAGCATATAAGATTCTCTTATGAGTACTTTAAATAGTTTCCTGAATAAGCTGCCTATAGCTTTTTACACCCTGTTTACCTTCACTCTTGGTAGTTGTAGCGGTGACCGCACGTACCAAACCAAAACTATAGAAAACAGGTACAGCATTTCCATTTCGAGAGGAATGAAACAATATGAAAACCACTCAAATACCATTGCGATGCTATATCGTGACAAAGAAAGGGGAGAGTGCATTGCAGTGACCGACCACTTGAAAGAGAGTGGCAAGGCCTTGTTGACTAGTCATTTGCAAACCCTGGCAGATAACCCTGA from Microscilla marina ATCC 23134 encodes:
- a CDS encoding DUF2851 family protein → MKEDFLHFLWLFQYFDKKDLCTTQGETLSVLQVGNHNADAGADFSLGKVKIGGVDWAGDIEIHLKSSDWNAHQHQHNPAYNNVILHVVWQDDAPALRADNTPMPTLELKDRTNPKWLDQYQVLLSNKDVIPCARQFASVKTIQKLAMLDKALAKRLEDKAFLLRALLVKNKQDWDETTYQVLAKNFGFKVNSEPFLRLSQGLPLKVLRKSQDSIFQLEALLLGQAGLLHDKPNAEKVEDEYIDRLRKEHHFLQRKHRLEDEQMSYEHWKFMRLRPTNFPTIRLAQFASLIHQQQNLFSLFFNNDYKTLAKKLQVSQSAYWQQHYTPGKPAKKPVPLLGKDSIENIVINTVVPLLVLYAKEKKQDEYMERATGFLEYIKAENNHILRMWEDLGLKVKTAFDSQALIELYNNFCTPRKCLQCSIGISIVKNPN
- a CDS encoding DUF192 domain-containing protein, with protein sequence MSNHHQEQPIVELDIDGKMHRLLVADHPYAWQQGLMHYRELTQADGMLFIFPVKDYHSFWNQNTFMDLDIYWVADHTIVGTAFLPSIEKTGKVVSVASPEPVEWVIEVVRK